The Pyricularia oryzae 70-15 chromosome 5, whole genome shotgun sequence genome includes a region encoding these proteins:
- a CDS encoding alpha/beta hydrolase fold-3 domain-containing protein produces MASRAPIRRVDPELGLIWEGAPNMDTLSDVPAVRDAFASHYPDIFGLPHLPVSTQRPSHNVKSADGTQIKVMHFIPDAPAGIDAPPARAVIFCFGGGFIMGKADSNIDFAANMAIQTHSHVFMPNYRLAPEHPAPAAVEDVYATLRWVQTHAAGLGINAERVVLFGVSAGGGIATGTALMAYDKSLTSSEKLPLPAGLALRYPMLDDRTFGSIEDPEHFYHVWNCVVNKIAWTAYAGGKARAERTNDTISVYAAPARAGPDKLRGLPPTFVDVGGLDLFREEITKFVTALATAGVNVEFHHYSGLPHGVEIMAPGISKAIAMNKNTCRFIGRF; encoded by the coding sequence ATGGCTTCGCGAGCACCCATCCGCAGGGTAGACCCTGAGCTAGGGCTTATTTGGGAGGGAGCTCCAAACATGGATACACTCAGCGATGTACCTGCTGTCCGTGACGCATTCGCATCCCATTACCCGGACATATTCGGCCTCCCCCATCTGCCAGTCTCCACTCAACGACCCTCCCACAACGTCAAGTCCGCCGACGGCACCCAAATAAAAGTTATGCATTTTATCCCCGATGCACCTGCAGGAATAGATGCGCCACCGGCTCGTGCAGTTATATTCTGTTTTGGCGGCGGTTTCATTATGGGAAAGGCGGACAGCAACATTGATTTTGCCGCCAACATGGCAATCCAGACACACAGCCATGTGTTCATGCCAAACTACCGCCTCGCACCGGAACACCCAGCACCGGCGGCCGTGGAGGACGTCTATGCCACGCTGAGGTGGGTGCAGACGCATGCCGCGGGGCTCGGTATCAATGCGGAACGGGTGGTTCTTTTTGGTGTGAGCGCTGGCGGTGGAATCGCCACCGGGACGGCCCTAATGGCTTACGACAAAAGCCTCACCAGTTCGGAAAAGCTTCCGCTGCCGGCCGGCTTGGCGTTGCGGTACCCTATGTTAGACGACCGCACGTTCGGGTCGATCGAGGACCCGGAGCATTTCTACCATGTCTGGAACTGCGTAGTCAATAAAATTGCGTGGACAGCGTACGCAGGCGGCAAGGCAAGAGCGGAAAGAACGAACGATACTATTTCTGTATACGCGGCGCCAGCGCGGGCTGGGCCGGATAAGCTGCGGGGCCTCCCGCCTACATTTGTGGACGTCGGGGGACTGGATTTGTTCCGCGAAGAGATTACCAAGTTTGTAACCGCGCTGGCCACCGCCGGCGTTAATGTCGAGTTCCACCATTACTCGGGGCTTCCACACGGCGTTGAAATAATGGCGCCGGGGATCAGCAAAGCTATTGCCATGAATAAGAATACCTGTAGATTTATTGGTAGATTTTAG
- a CDS encoding FAD-binding domain-containing protein, protein MDLALQRYALCIGGLLLLLLTSRFIYRYRGHLHPLQTAFRLQFLYRNIGRLPIPIAVWSVCFLAANIFILFKSPTLRSVRAGYLVIFNIQPLLLAVHSDVLIDLLGASRQSYFFFHRAAAWTTAVLTAFHSIGMVLNGRSFSFRSIGNILAFSYINLTVPSLDASSSIQSHPFVVTSWSKDRQKSLDLFVERRRGFTRKLHLADSHEGRHAIVSGPFGRRVSLLEFDFVLLLASGYGIAAQAAYLRELVSGGNRQKAHLVWLISKRDIVNPAGKWLLNPVLDQDTKKARSILILVRTQLTGPQMILISIFDNVGSLEGTPSAADSTVAKTFGGRARLYKGKPDLKAIIRKGMQDCLCEERSRNGRLLLLEARLHVKRALRSYLRELKAGSDPRTSYGSCNHSIDVSIEELDFQPE, encoded by the exons ATGGACTTGGCACTCCAACGTTACGCGCTGTGCATCGGAGGCCTGCTTCTTCTACTCTTGACTTCGCGATTCATCTACAGATACAGAGGCCATCTACACCCTCTCCAGACAGCCTTTCGTCTTCAATTCCTGTATCGCAATATCGGGAGACTCCCCATACCGATTGCTGTGTGGAGCGTCTGCTTTTTGGCTGCTAACATATTTATACTTTTCAAGAGTCCCACCCTCCGATCAGTCCGAGCTGGGTATCTGGTCATCTTCAACATCCAGCCTTTGCTTTTGGCCGTTCACTCGGATGTCCTTATCGATCTGCTAGGTGCTAGCCGTCAATCATACTTTTTCTTCCATCGAGCTGCAGCATGGACGACCGCCGTTTTGACAGCCTTTCACAGCATAGGCATGGTCCTCAACGGTCGCTCGTTTTCTTTTCGCAGCATCGGCAATATTTTGGCCTTCTCT TACATCAATCTGACCGTCCCCTCGCTCGACGCGTCATCCTCCATCCAAAGCCACCCGTTTGTGGTGACTTCGTGGTCAAAAGATAGGCAAAAAAGCCTGGACCTTTTTGTCGAGCGCCGGCGCGGGTTTACCAGGAAACTCCATCTGGCGGACAGTCATGAAGGACGACACGCCATCGTCAGTGGGCCATTTGGGAGACGTGTTTCACTGCTGGAGTTCGATTTCGTGCTGCTGCTTGCGAGTGGGTACGGTATTGCTGCTCAAGCAGCTTACCTTAGAGAGCTAGTATCCGGGGGAAACAGACAAAAGGCCCATCTTGTCTGGCTCATCTCAAAGCGAG ACATTGTCAACCCGGCCGGCAAGTGGCTTCTCAACCCGGTCCTTGATCAGGACACCAAGAAGGCAAGGTCTATCCTCATCCTTGTGCGGACCCAGCTAACCGGACCTCAGATGATATTGATCTCCATTTTCGACAACGTAGGGTCCTTGGAAGGCACCCCTTCTGCCGCCGACTCGACGGTGGCGAAGACGTTTGGCGGTCGAGCAAGACTGTACAAAGGAAAGCCGGACCTCAAAGCCATCATCAGAAAAGGCATGCAAGATTGTCTCTGCGAAGAAAGAAGTCGAAACGGACGTCTGTTGTTACTCG AAGCCAGACTCCACGTGAAGCGGGCTCTACGGAGCTACTTGAGAGAGCTAAAAGCTGGGTCAGATCCCAGGACAAGCTACGGAAGCTGCAATCACTCTATAGATGTCTCCATAGAAGAGCTGGACTTCCAGCCCGAGTAG